Proteins found in one Anas platyrhynchos isolate ZD024472 breed Pekin duck chromosome 18, IASCAAS_PekinDuck_T2T, whole genome shotgun sequence genomic segment:
- the SLC31A2 gene encoding protein SLC31A2 isoform X2, with amino-acid sequence MQMTFFFSDTVVLLFDFWSVHSPTGLALSLLVVALLSVLYEVVKMGKARVLRRALLAVPPSLSHEELLEPEEGDGGRGATQGRWFQFHVAQTLLHVVQVVLGYVLMLAVMSYNAWVFLGVLAGSTVGYFVVYPLLRVG; translated from the exons ATGCAG ATGACCTTCTTCTTCTCGGACACGGTGGTGCTGCTGTTTGACTTCTGGAGTGTGCACAGCCCCACAG ggctggcgcTCTCCCTGCTGGTGGTCGCGCTGCTGTCGGTGCTGTACGAGGTGGTGAAGATGGGCAAGGCCAGGGTGCTGCGCCGGGCGCTGCTGGCCGTGCCCCCCAGCCTGAGCCacgaggagctgctggagcccgAGGAGGGGGACGGCGGCCGCGGGGCCACGCAGGGCAG GTGGTTCCAGTTCCACGTGGCGCAGACGCTGCTGCACGTGGTGCAGGTGGTGCTGGGCTACGTGCTGATGCTGGCCGTCATGTCCTACAACGCCTGGGTCTTCCTCGGGGTGCTCGCGGGCTCCACCGTCGGCTACTTCGTGGTGTACCCGCTGCTCAGGGTGGGCTAG
- the SLC31A2 gene encoding protein SLC31A2 isoform X3: MTFFFSDTVVLLFDFWSVHSPTGLALSLLVVALLSVLYEVVKMGKARVLRRALLAVPPSLSHEELLEPEEGDGGRGATQGRWFQFHVAQTLLHVVQVVLGYVLMLAVMSYNAWVFLGVLAGSTVGYFVVYPLLRVG, translated from the exons ATGACCTTCTTCTTCTCGGACACGGTGGTGCTGCTGTTTGACTTCTGGAGTGTGCACAGCCCCACAG ggctggcgcTCTCCCTGCTGGTGGTCGCGCTGCTGTCGGTGCTGTACGAGGTGGTGAAGATGGGCAAGGCCAGGGTGCTGCGCCGGGCGCTGCTGGCCGTGCCCCCCAGCCTGAGCCacgaggagctgctggagcccgAGGAGGGGGACGGCGGCCGCGGGGCCACGCAGGGCAG GTGGTTCCAGTTCCACGTGGCGCAGACGCTGCTGCACGTGGTGCAGGTGGTGCTGGGCTACGTGCTGATGCTGGCCGTCATGTCCTACAACGCCTGGGTCTTCCTCGGGGTGCTCGCGGGCTCCACCGTCGGCTACTTCGTGGTGTACCCGCTGCTCAGGGTGGGCTAG
- the SLC31A2 gene encoding protein SLC31A2 isoform X1, translating to MGSMGGTDLGRGGPSCWDIGSSAKGRRKTQRRFLWQRQNWQPCPQLRAVSLGKSRGQGFLLLSRRDEALGRVVTGLKAHQGWALQHRAASLPASSPPHKTVVVLGGSWAAPGSRSRSNLGALAGKKEKSRGRCRKAEGSRAGLQPPASFALGSRRHPQPLSASSCSSSPGSVRVAAALGRRLPTTRVSSGFLSPAQTRAGRKKLPCKKAEMTFFFSDTVVLLFDFWSVHSPTGLALSLLVVALLSVLYEVVKMGKARVLRRALLAVPPSLSHEELLEPEEGDGGRGATQGRWFQFHVAQTLLHVVQVVLGYVLMLAVMSYNAWVFLGVLAGSTVGYFVVYPLLRVG from the exons ATGGGGAGCATGGGGGGGACAGACCTGggccgggggggtcccagctGCTGGGACATTGGGAGCTCTGCCAAGGGCAGGAGGAAAACCCAGCGCAGGTTTTTGTGGCAAAGGCAAAATTGGCAGCCGTGCCCTCAGCTCCGGGCGGTTTCGCTGGGGAAGAGCCGCGGGCAAGGCTTTCTCCTCCTGTCCCGACGTGATGAAGCTCTCGGTCGGGTGGTCACCGGGTTAAAGGCTCATCAGGGCTGGGCACTCCAGCACCGGGCGGCTTCGctgcctgcctccagccctcccCACAAAACAGTCGTGGTCCTGGGTGGGTCCTGGGCAGCCCCCGGCAGCCGGAGCCGCAGCAACCTTGGGGCTttggctggaaaaaaagaaaaatcccgtGGGAGGTGCAGGAAAGCGGAGGGTTcccgggctgggctgcagccgcCAGCCAGTTTCGCTTTAGGCTCCAGACGGCACCCGCAGCCCCTgtctgcctcctcctgctcctccagccccggCAGCGTGCGGGTTGCTGCAGCTTTGGGCCGCCGGCTCCCCACCACAAGGGTTAGCTCAGGATTTCTCTCGCCAGCCCAGACAAGGGCTGGAAGGAAAAAGCTGCCCTGCAAGAAGGCAGAG ATGACCTTCTTCTTCTCGGACACGGTGGTGCTGCTGTTTGACTTCTGGAGTGTGCACAGCCCCACAG ggctggcgcTCTCCCTGCTGGTGGTCGCGCTGCTGTCGGTGCTGTACGAGGTGGTGAAGATGGGCAAGGCCAGGGTGCTGCGCCGGGCGCTGCTGGCCGTGCCCCCCAGCCTGAGCCacgaggagctgctggagcccgAGGAGGGGGACGGCGGCCGCGGGGCCACGCAGGGCAG GTGGTTCCAGTTCCACGTGGCGCAGACGCTGCTGCACGTGGTGCAGGTGGTGCTGGGCTACGTGCTGATGCTGGCCGTCATGTCCTACAACGCCTGGGTCTTCCTCGGGGTGCTCGCGGGCTCCACCGTCGGCTACTTCGTGGTGTACCCGCTGCTCAGGGTGGGCTAG